GGTTTTCTGTGTGCTGATATGTTAAGCTGTTgactaacaaacaaacaaacaaacaaacaaagacaatatatcaTCAACTTAAAAATGGACTTACCCTCTACTTCAAGATATGCTGTAGATTCAACATCCCTGGATACAAAGCGGATTTCCCCAGCATCTTCAGCTTTGACATTACACATCAGCAGGAAGTGTTTGGTCCCTGAGGGAGAACAACAGACTGATAAAGTCAAGTCGATCTATTGTGAAGTTGTTCTGGAAGCTAGTGATAGTCTAAAACCGTACTAAGACACTTtatgttgtttcttttcctttgatttGTCACTTCATACAGGTCTTGCTGTTCCATGTGAGGCCACCAGAGGTCCTCCTTCACCCTGGTGTCTTGTTTACTGGAAgctttttctttacatttgcaTGTTATTTATCATTATCTGAAGATGAGATGCTGAGCTTCTGTATTATTTAATGTACATATTGTCATCTTTTCCTTTGACTTTTCCCATGACTTTATTGTTGATTGTTTGCACCTGCCTATTCCAAAGGGGCTGCAGAGTGGCAGGCACTGAGTTTGGACACTGAGACAGACATGTGCTCTCTTATTGTCAGTCCCTTCCACCTTAGTTAGATCTAGGTGCTATTTCAGTGATCAGCATTTTTAATTTATGTCTCTTTCATCTTATCAGACTCACTCAGTCCCATCAGTAATCTACCCCCTCTTTCTCTGACCTTCAGTACGGATCTTGATGGTGCTAGTGGGCCGGATCTTGTGGCTGTCTTTGTACCATTCCCCAGTAACATCCTCCAGAGACACCTCACACATGAAGACAGCGTTCTGGTCCTCCTGAATGTAAAGGTCCTCCAGACCCTGCACTATCTCCAACTCATGCTCTGCAAGGTTAGTGAAGATAACAACAGAAAGATAATAAATGTCTTTATTTGAAGATTTGTTGATATGTTAGGCTGTTTTAGTACACCAACTGTCATTACAGCCTGTCAGTGGTGATATAGCTCAACACACTGTTTCAGTCTCTGCACACACAATATAACATACATCTGAGAGGAGCACAGGAATCACTGTAATCAGCAAATATATGCATTTCATTCTTTACTTTGTTGTTGGAAATATTTATTGGGACGTGTTGTAGCAGCTCCTGTTCAGATACTTACCATAAACCTCCagtgaacaggaagtgttgatTTCCCCTGTGTCACATGTGTAGGTACCAGAATCAGCCCGGGAGCACTGCATGATCTGACAGAACCGCTTCCGGCCCATGGAGTAGATCCGACAGTTCTTCCCCACCTTCAGCTCCTTCCCGTTCTGATTCACAGAAGCAAAAGGACAACGGTATTTCTCGTGAGCCCGAAACCTTTTCACATCATGTAATTTTTCCGCACTTTGCCAAAACACTGTCAAAAGCAATGAGAGCATTTACTGCATTGGTTTGTCCTACCTTAAGCCATCTGACTTCAATGATTTGCCTGGAGAATTCACACTCCAAAGTGGCGGGAGATTCCTCCTCCACTCGAACATCAGTGAGCGCTCTCAGGATAGACACCGGAGTCTCTGTCCATTTAACAAATCCAATCAGTGTtccaacaaaatcaaaaattaCACATaataaaaaagtcaaaatcTTTCAAATGGACATCAGTGGCTTAAAACATCTGTGTACACTGTGTCTTACAGTGCAGAAAGTCAACATCATGCAAGTATTTGATGACCTTTATGAAAAACAGGTATTTACCTTTGATCGTAAGCCTGGCAGTGGTGCGCACCCCTTCAGCCGAGAAGACGATAGTGCCTGTGTCCTCCAGGGTGAGGTTGGACAGGGTGAGGCTGTGGACTCGCCCATTGGTGCTCACCCGCCACTGGTTATTCGGTTTCACCCTGATGCCATCTTTCTGCCAAATTCCCTCCACATCTGTGTGGGAGAGCTCCACCTCGAAGGAGGCAGTCTCTCGTTCAAAGGTTTCTTGGTCAGTTAGGCCCTTACGGATGGAAATTTTACGGGCTGGGTGGGAaaagatgaaggagaggagcGTTTTGTAAATACATACAATAATTTGCTTCTTCTCAGGAATGGTGTCAGAATTTAATGACACCATccagatattaaaaaaaaggtgcatTTGAAGGATGAATCCtgggaaaaatgtaaaaaatctggCAAAATTGTACATTGAATATCATAATTTTAAATATAATCATGGCTTATCATTTACACTTTTGCTGTACATTGAAGGAACTCTGTGTTTCAGGGACAACAAAAGGTGGTTCAAATTTAGACCCAGCTCAGTTTATCacattacaaaaacaacaccTACAGGAGCTCTATCACAGTGTCACTCAGTCCACCATTGTATAACAGCATGGCTGTGATTCAAAAACCTTTTCACACATACAGGTCTAGCCCTGCTATTCTTAGTATCTTTCTGCACTGTGACATACTGTGAAAAACACCTAAAATAAGTACTGTCCTTTGGTTTCCCAGAAATCATCTGCATGAGATAAGATTCCAGTACACTATACTGACTACTGAATAAGTCCTGCTTATTTTAAAGTTCTCCAAATGTAAGAAAGAATTTGAAAATAGTGTTTTGGATAatatgtgttttcatggtgaaatgattcatttattaGTCTTGTCAgtccacagaaaatgaatgttgaTGACTGATTAAACATTGAGGTCATTTataaagcaaaaatgcaaaatatctTTAGATACTATTTTATCAAATGTCAGCATATGTGACTTTAATCTGTTGTATATAACTGCAAATTGCATACCTTTTGGTGATTCAAACTGAATTAAATGCCTTTAAGGAATCTACTGTGTCGCAGAGGGAGATTATTAGATGTCTGTGCCAGTAAATGTTCAAGTGTATGAGATAGAGAAAATCCTCAAAATGAAGTGAGTCTTTATCCTGGACAGTATTCTCCACCCCACCCCACATTGTCCACACCCCACCTCGCACTGCTTACGTTCTACATTGAGCTTGACCTGCGTCCGGTCATGTAGAGTCTCACAGCGATAGGTTCCCCGGTCTGACAGTGTCAGGTTTTGGATGGTCAGGCTCCGTATACAGCCATTTTGGGCCAGCTTGTGTCGAGAACTGGGCAGGATGACGACCCCTTGCCTCATCCACTGGACCTCTCCTGTCTCAAGGCTGATCTCTGTCTCCAGGGTGGCCTCGCCAAACTCTTCTGCCATGACAGCTTCCATTTTCTTAGTAAACATGACCTGAGCCTCTAAACATGAATGAAGATAGAGAGAAATAAAGGTTACAAGGAACTGCTGTTAATTCTGGTAATGCACTGTatcctctcttttcccttcaTTATATGGTCTTACCCTGAACTTTGAGGCTGGCTTTGCTTATTTGtccctcagcctctgctgtaatCTTCGAACAGTCCAACATCTGGCACTTCTTGATCACCAAAGTATGGCACAGGCCATTCTGATTTGCCTGAAAACGATCACCCAGGGTGATGGCCTCATTGTCCATTAGCCATACCAACTGAACATCCTCAGGGGAAACCACACACTTGAAGGTGGCATCTTCTCCCTCAAGCACAGTGGTATTGTGGAGCTCTGTAAGGAACTCCACCACTCGAGGCACTGAAGAGACATAATAAATTTCATGAACCTGCTCCCTTGTgcaagaaaagacagaaaatctgagTCCAGGCATACTTACTCTCTACTCTCAGCGTTGCCACAGTCTGGTCATCTCTGGACTCACAGGAGTACTCCCCAGCATCCTCTCTGGTTAAACGGTGGATAGTCAAGCTTCGCTCAACTCCATCGGCCCGAATAGAAAACCTTCTGCTTGGAACCACCTCCACGCCGTTCCTCAGCCACTGGACATCTGCTTTTGGTTTGCATACTTCACACCGAAGGGTCACCATACCATCAGCGTGGGCGACTGTGTCTCGCAGCGGCCTCATGAACCTGACTCTCATTTCTGTGATGCAAAAAAAATCAAGATTAATATGGCTTTTCAGTTCAAACTGAAGTTTTCAACAATGTTATCAGATGACAAGGTGAAATTGAAATTTCAACCTTTCACCAGCAAGCTGAAGTGGATCTGGTCTGTGTTGACATCGCAGGTGTATTCGCCAGCATCAGAACGCCTCAAAGGCTCGATGGTAAGGGTGCGTTCATGACCCTCCATGAGTGCCCGGAAACGTTCACCTTCAACGGGTGTCCAGTCTTTCAGCCAACGCACTAGAGCACTTTCCTTGGACACGTAGCTTGTCAAGGTCACGCTCTCTGCCTCGTAACCCGTTATGACAATGTCATCCTTcttgttcacaaacatcactGGAGGCTCTTgggtgaaaaaagaaagagccaaATATAAGGTAATCTTGCTAATGTATAGATAATCATACCTCTGATGACATTGCTGTGATGTAAAAACTTACCTTGAATCTTGACAACGCTGGTCATCTTGTCACCAACAGCATCACACACATATTTCCCAGAATCTGAGGGTTGGACGTTTGAGATGATGATTTTCCTCAGGGTGCCGTAGCTCTCAATGTAGGTACGAGAATCATCGGTAAGCAGCCTGTCATTGCAGTACCACTGGACAGGGGCGTTGACACGGGACACTTCACAGGCCAGGATCAGGTCATCTCCTGCCACCATTTCCTGGTAGTCAGTGTCATTTGAATTGCCCACAATTGTCACTGGAGGCTCTAAGGTAAAGGGGAAGAGATGGATGATTTATGTAAGGAACAGGTTTAAGCCAAGTCCTTCAACTGATTAAATTTACTAAATCAGTTGTACCTTCTACTGTAACCTGGAAGCTGATACTGTCATCTCCGACATCCAGAAAGTACTCTCCTGAGTCTCCAAGTTCAGCATTTAGGATGACCAGTGAGCGGAAAgtgccttcctcctcttcacaatACCTTTCATTTCCCGCAATACGACAGTTGTCTTTGTACCATTTGGCGACAGCATTGGCCCTGGAGAGCTCACACTCCAGCACAATATCATCAGAAATCAGGGATTTAAGATCTGTCTTAATCTCTGACTTTCTTAGGATCTTCACCGGAGGCTCTGATGATGCAGAATTACATGTTGACACTCAATATGACATGAtggtgctgtttaaaatcccaTTCTGGGACAGAAATCATCTCCAACGCTGCTTGCTTCTTACCTGAAACTTTGACCTCGAAATCAAGCTTGGCATCAACAGCATCACAGGTGTATTTCCCAGAATCCTCTGGGGTGGGAGAGTGGATGGTCAGACGATGGACGAGCCCATCCTCTGTGAAGGTGACATTACTGCTTTCTTCTATTTCTCTGCCATTTAGCCACCACCTGACTTCAGCACTTGGCCGGGACACCTCGATCTCCAATATGATTGGTTGGCCAGCAAAACTCTCCAGTTTGTCAGGCATGTTTTGGGGACGAGAAAGCGTCACTGGTGGCTCTAAATTCAAATGAGgaataaagtcattaaaaatgaaaaaatcataAATGAGAGAATTGCTATCAAAATAATATAAATTTGTTTAGTATCCATTTATCATGATGCTAAATAGTTATTTGTGTCGTAATTCTTACCTGTAATAGTCACCAGGAAGGCCACAGAGTCATCCTCAGTGTCACATACATACTCCCCTGTATCGTCCACAGTGGTTATGGGTATAACCAGCCGACGCTGGGCCCCATCCACCTCCAGGATCATGTTTGGACCCTCCTCTACCTCCAAGTTGTCTTTGTACCAGTGGACAGGGGCGTCGGCCTGGGAGATCTCACAGCTGAGCTCCAGCCTCTCAGAGGCCAAATGAGTCAGTTCCAGTTCTGACTCACTGGGGGAAATGATTCTTACTGGTGGCTCTGGGGCAGGCAGAGGATGGTTAGATAACCTTTTAAATACTTTAGAGATTCCACACATTTGTATTAGCTGTATGGTATAATCAAAAGTGAGCACTAAGGGAAATTTCAGTCTTACCCTTGACAGTGAGCTGGAAGAAGACAGAGTCTCCGTCTGTTTCGCACACATACTCTCCGCCATCCTCCACCGAGCTTTTGAAGATGGTCAGCCTCCGATAAGGACCCTCAGATATCAGCTGGACATTGTCGCTTTCCTCTACCGCCTGACCATCCTTGAACCAATGAACTTTCCCAGTGGTACGAGACAATTCGCACTGCAGGTGAATCTCCTCTGAGATATAGCTCTCCATCACAATATCCTCCTTAGGTTCCACAATCATCACTGGAGGCTCTGTGTTTGTAGTTCGAGGAAGTAGAGTGAGGTCAGAGTTTTAACATGGCACCTTTAATctcatctctttatttttcGATATTAATGAGATGTTACGTACTTTGTTTTACTAAATAAATCTACTCTATGTGTCTTGAAACACGACTTGCGCCAACAATAGACAAGAAGTTCCCTGTACCTCTGATATCAACAGTGAACTTCATGCTGTTGTTTCCCGCCTGACAGGTGTAGCTGCCAGCATCTGAGGTTTCTGCAGAGCGGATGATCAGCCTCCTCATGGTTCCCTCTGCCTGCAGAGTGATGTTGTCACTGGGCTGGATTTCACAGCCGTCCTTATACCTGAGACACACCAAAGACACAGAACTGCAAAACACTATCTCAAAGGGAAAATGAAATactaaataaaagaaatcaagaCTGCAGATGAAAGTGTAAATAAACTGAAAGCCTTTCTTTCCAGTAGTGGCTTATGTGTTGTAGAAGTAAATTTATTGCCATGTATGGGCTACTTCAAGGAACATTATCTCTTCTATGGTCTGTGTGAACTTTGACATGTACatttgttcagtgttcagtAATTTACCACGTCAGACCTCTCAGTGCAATCACttcaaacacttaaaaaaaaaaagaataattaaaaaacagaGCATAGATAGAGGCAcctgttgattatttttcctttttcttttttctaacaGGATTTCAGTTCCCATCGTCTTACCACATGACTTCAGCATCGTCTGTGGAGACATGACAAAGTAGCACCACAGGGTCCAGCTCCATGCTGCTCTTATGGAGCTCCTCCTTGGGGACCGGATGGAACTCCACAGGAGGACCTGAAAAAAACGAACAAAGAGGTATGGATGTCAACAGCTGTCACACAAAGTACAAGAGGATAATCTTGCCTCCTTGAAATTAGAAATAGTCTTGACTATAATTTGGTTTAATCATGACACCAAACATGGATTAGTGTGGCTTTGTGGCTTTACACTTAAAtcattataaaaacaataaaacctttAAAGAATATACTAATTTGACTAAACTGGATTCAGCATTTTCTCTAGTTGCACTCTGAGTTCTTAAATATATCCAAAAGCCTGAAACTGATCAGTTTTTCAAAAACCTTTTACCTGCAATGTCCACTTTGAATTTGATGACGTCTCCTGAAGCTTCACATGTATAAACTCCAGCATGAGATGCATCAGCTGATTGAATCACAATCCTCCTCATGTTCCCATCTGATTGGATGTTGAGACCATCAGCCACTTGGAGCTCCTTGCCATCTTTGAACCAGGATACTTTTGCGAAGGGGTGGGAGACTTCACAGTAGAGCACAATGGCATCACCAATGTCCACCCTCTTATTGGTGTCTAAGTCTGACAGAGGGCTGAATTTTACCACAGCAGCTgcaaagaaataaacacagaaaataaactcGAAAGAAATGCATCCATCACATGATGAATTTGACAGAAATAACTGACTTCTACACCTACGTTTAACCTTGAGCACAGCTGAATCCCGGACTCCGTTGGCTATGAATGTGACCTCTGCTGTGTCCTCCGCAGAGCGAGTTTCACGGATAACCAATGAATGCTTTGTTTGAGACTGTTGTATTAAATATCGTCCACCGTGCTGCAGTTGAGCACTATTCAGAAACCAGGTTCCAACCATTGTAGCAGACAATTCGATGGAGAAGTGGGCGTCTTCTCCTTCCACAACCTCACAGCCTTTAAGGCAACTGCAGATCTTTGGTCCGGGAACtaaggaaaatggaaaaagagtCAATAAAAAATTCTGTGTTCTGTATATCATTGCTGTCCATTTTCAAAGCAGTTTTGTCTTCCTGGTAGGCGTCGGTTTCCACTGATAATCAATGATGGTTTTGTTAAAATTGCATAATCGCTGTTGTGAGCAACAAACTTTTCCTTGTCTGAGATTTTATTCAGCAACTGAACAGCAACTTTTTAATCATAGAACCTACTGATTTCACCATGTATGTTTCACTCATCTTTCATATGACTCAAATTGCACTTATGTAGGTGCTGTCATTTCTTTGTGCATCTGTCAACATGTAAGCCAATGCTTAAATAGCTGTGAAACGCCAATATCTGCTATGATTTATATATGATTTCAGTATATATTAGCCAGGTTCTATTTACTATGTTTGGACAACGTGAAGATTGCATAGGATAACACATGTACGATTGTACCCCACAGTAAGTTCCTCACCCAGATGGACGGCTTTGGGAAACTCCACATGGCCACTTCGCCCATACTTGTTGATGCAACAAACACGGAACCGGTAGTCGCCTTCATACTGTACGCTGTCGCCGGTAACCTCAGCTGATGTGGCGGTCTCCGAGGTGAAGCACTTCTGCCACTCTTGGGagcccacttcctgtctctccacGACGAAGATGGATCGGGTGGATGTCTGGCTGTTGGGGGCAGGAACCCAGGTGAGCAGGACGCTGTTGGGTCGATCTATGTCCATTTTGATTCCCACAGGGCAGATAGGAGGGCAATGTCTTGTAGctaaaagagggaaaacacaaaaaatataatGGGTATGAATATGCTAGTAATGTAAGCTCAATGTGCCCTAAACTGAAGAGATTAAATATCATTAACAATTTTAGACCCTTGTATGCAACGTTAATCAACAAAATGTCGCATGGGGTCTCAGAAGGACAATTCACATTACACATTCACAATcacatttcacaataaaagcatgctTAAATTATTTGCAAGCCAGTTCTGGAAACTGTGAAACAAACATATGCAATAGTGTTTCCAAAATGTACCTTTGACCTTGAGACGTGATGAGGTCTTGGATCTTCCTGCGACAAACGTCACTACCCCCGAGTCTTGATAGGCCACGTTGACAAAGACCAGAATGTGAGTTTTGCCAAAAGACTTCAGGATTGTCTGGTGAGTCTCATGAAGCTTAAAACTGTCTTTGAACCAGTGGATCTCCATGTCATCATTCTCCACCTCCACACAGAACACAGCATTCTCACCCTCCAGGACCTCCAGCTTTCGGGGAAGTTTTCGAACAATAGTACCTGGAAGTGGAAAAATGATTGTGTTTAAActcatttgtattgttttttttttttttgttagacTTGACGTTCCACTCGTGTTCAGCATTCAGATGAAAGATTTACAATTTTACATCAAGCTGCCACATTTCTCAAATGGAAATTATTTAAAGCAAGCTTAAGAGCTGTTGTAGCTAGTTTTCCCTTTTATCTGCCCAACACTTGTCAGCAGATGAAGTATTTTCCTCTTATGTCCCAAaacaaaaagtaataaataGTGAGCCTTTCTGGAGCTTGAAAATGTAGCATCTAATCTATATGTATGAAGTGATGCAAATGATAACTTACCTTTAGTTCACAAATCTAAAATACTGCATGCCCACATTCAGTGCATACCTTTAACTGATAGCTCTGCAATGCTCTTTGCTCCATCTGGCATCTCACAGAGATACACTCCATCGTCGTCTGTTCCAACATCATGGATGGTCAGTCTTCGTTTGGTTCCTTTCTGCTCCATCCCGTATTTACTGCTGGGCATCAGCCGCTGGTCCTCCAGGTACCAGGCAGATGGGATCGACTCGTCGGGTACCTCGCACTCCAGCACGGCAACATCCCTTTCCCTCACCTCTATGTCCTTTAATGGACGTCTGAACCGCACAGCTGGGCCTGAAGTACAGGGGAAATGTAAGGTATGTTTATAGCGATAGCACCTTGATGAATATGTTTTACGGTTGTCAGTCATGGCTTAAtttgacagaaataaatgtatgtacCGTATATGTTCAGACACCTGGACAAAGCTTTATGGGGattattaaaacacaaagacaagactGTTTTTCAGTGTTACAATGATAACTGTAAATGTAGGTCAGTGATTTCAATAGATTTTagcttttactgcagtatttttgaCTAAGACTTCTCTTGTTGCCCAATTTGCACACCTGTTGCAGTCGTCCTCCTGTGAAAAGGAAATGACTAGAAACTGCAAAAAACTGtctcatcaaaacaaacacgcTCACTCTttgaaacacttcaaacacCACGTGAAGTAATTAGTCGCAGTGAGTGAAGAATGTGTTGGATCAGTTTTTAATTAACAATTTGATAACAtctatgtttcatttttcagaaaataaCTTCCATCTTATATTAAACCACTATTTCAGGtgatacatttttttcatttaagtaCAAACTTGAAGTTCACTTGAATCTCTTGGGCCACCACTGAATACTGTTTGAGCAGTGCTCAGTCACTGTAATGTTATCTCAATGTTATCTGTGTGTTAGGGACTGGTATGTTGACCCCAAGACTAAACTGCCTCTTATGATAGAGGCAGCTGGCATAGTGCACTGTGCATATGAAAAGGTTTGTGACCCTGACAATTATCTGCCCATTATGAAGGGATTAGGACAAAATGATTAGCCACTTTAAAAGTTGATGCCATGCAtttcaacaacacacacaaagcaattAGCCCTCTCAAGTGTAGCTTATGACCTCATGTGGTTGGATGCATCAGTGACataatgattcattcatttggaCCTTTCTGTCTTTGGAAGATTT
The sequence above is a segment of the Chaetodon auriga isolate fChaAug3 chromosome 23, fChaAug3.hap1, whole genome shotgun sequence genome. Coding sequences within it:
- the obsl1a gene encoding obscurin-like protein 1a — its product is MDIFGGAPRVLGYPRPVVAQCGTDATLRCQIDGDPRPDVIWERKNVQILSEGHYKLSEEGKAYLLTITGVTPQDAGQYICKAKNSIGETYAAASLKVEGEAPPREGVQRQFVGRNGELKWNSTNSNKQEEVDLMSDDKPRFLIKPLSLRVDRGEDAAFSCKIWGTPLPEVTWEKDGKKLNDIFESAHFSVSNQDGGWFQLKIYRTRMPDKGVYTCRATNCHGEALAGAVLLVEPVPDREESKMSSNGQTNSQWSPKHRGGRLSLSRVTEDLAVNASKAKKFAVAEGKHAKFRCFVTGKPKPEIIWKKDGVPLEPGRRHLIFEDREGYYTLKVLYCKVQDTGLYVCAASNALGNTLSAVHLSVKGPAVRFRRPLKDIEVRERDVAVLECEVPDESIPSAWYLEDQRLMPSSKYGMEQKGTKRRLTIHDVGTDDDGVYLCEMPDGAKSIAELSVKGTIVRKLPRKLEVLEGENAVFCVEVENDDMEIHWFKDSFKLHETHQTILKSFGKTHILVFVNVAYQDSGVVTFVAGRSKTSSRLKVKATRHCPPICPVGIKMDIDRPNSVLLTWVPAPNSQTSTRSIFVVERQEVGSQEWQKCFTSETATSAEVTGDSVQYEGDYRFRVCCINKYGRSGHVEFPKAVHLVPGPKICSCLKGCEVVEGEDAHFSIELSATMVGTWFLNSAQLQHGGRYLIQQSQTKHSLVIRETRSAEDTAEVTFIANGVRDSAVLKVKPAVVKFSPLSDLDTNKRVDIGDAIVLYCEVSHPFAKVSWFKDGKELQVADGLNIQSDGNMRRIVIQSADASHAGVYTCEASGDVIKFKVDIAGPPVEFHPVPKEELHKSSMELDPVVLLCHVSTDDAEVMWYKDGCEIQPSDNITLQAEGTMRRLIIRSAETSDAGSYTCQAGNNSMKFTVDIREPPVMIVEPKEDIVMESYISEEIHLQCELSRTTGKVHWFKDGQAVEESDNVQLISEGPYRRLTIFKSSVEDGGEYVCETDGDSVFFQLTVKEPPVRIISPSESELELTHLASERLELSCEISQADAPVHWYKDNLEVEEGPNMILEVDGAQRRLVIPITTVDDTGEYVCDTEDDSVAFLVTITEPPVTLSRPQNMPDKLESFAGQPIILEIEVSRPSAEVRWWLNGREIEESSNVTFTEDGLVHRLTIHSPTPEDSGKYTCDAVDAKLDFEVKVSEPPVKILRKSEIKTDLKSLISDDIVLECELSRANAVAKWYKDNCRIAGNERYCEEEEGTFRSLVILNAELGDSGEYFLDVGDDSISFQVTVEEPPVTIVGNSNDTDYQEMVAGDDLILACEVSRVNAPVQWYCNDRLLTDDSRTYIESYGTLRKIIISNVQPSDSGKYVCDAVGDKMTSVVKIQVPRVVEFLTELHNTTVLEGEDATFKCVVSPEDVQLVWLMDNEAITLGDRFQANQNGLCHTLVIKKCQMLDCSKITAEAEGQISKASLKVQEAQVMFTKKMEAVMAEEFGEATLETEISLETGEVQWMRQGVVILPSSRHKLAQNGCIRSLTIQNLTLSDRGTYRCETLHDRTQVKLNVEPRKISIRKGLTDQETFERETASFEVELSHTDVEGIWQKDGIRVKPNNQWRVSTNGRVHSLTLSNLTLEDTGTIVFSAEGVRTTARLTIKETPVSILRALTDVRVEEESPATLECEFSRQIIEVRWLKNGKELKVGKNCRIYSMGRKRFCQIMQCSRADSGTYTCDTGEINTSCSLEVYEHELEIVQGLEDLYIQEDQNAVFMCEVSLEDVTGEWYKDSHKIRPTSTIKIRTEGTKHFLLMCNVKAEDAGEIRFVSRDVESTAYLEVEELPVSIVKPLRDRTALEKHRVILECTASSPRCSATWYKGGKKLVPSDRVEMLADGCSLKLVIQQVAVEDEGTYSIEVGEHTSKAKLMVEAQALVIVKELEDEEVTEPEPASFQCEVSVAINKPPVWTLNGETLQPGPFVRLENHGTVYKLTLKNTSVDMSGVVKFTMGKAKSSATFSVKETH